From Arcticibacter tournemirensis, one genomic window encodes:
- a CDS encoding serine hydrolase domain-containing protein produces the protein MMKNNLLLLVLMMGSAVYARQMTVADPWIDSYIKNEMKEIGIPGMAVAVIRNGKVLHCNTYGIANIEHDIPVSESTAFQIASVSKLFTSTLLMKWIQQKKISLEDKVSAYIPNTPGTWSKITIGHLVAHESGVPWPASLGGSIGIAATEPFKVDSMPVLIEKLKAAPMNFEPGTKQSYVNGDYFLLQYVIEKIGGQPFEQVLKKEVFDQIGMSNSGYDVEQRDLRVLTMVPLKHKSQNFTTGRNGPLIFKSFYAPTSYDAGGMFLSIRDALKWTIALDKQTLINASMQEEMKKETEIKGGFTQLGWTTQLNNGYQVIGHSGGPGLGDILRVPSEKLTVIELSNFADMYPYISGNILQHYLPKFKPQEMPKTLKRNLVR, from the coding sequence TGAGATGAAAGAAATCGGTATCCCAGGCATGGCAGTTGCCGTCATCAGGAACGGCAAAGTACTTCATTGCAACACGTATGGTATAGCAAACATTGAGCATGACATTCCGGTTTCCGAAAGCACTGCTTTTCAAATAGCCTCTGTAAGTAAACTCTTTACCTCGACTTTATTGATGAAATGGATACAACAGAAAAAAATATCCTTGGAGGATAAGGTTTCGGCCTATATTCCAAATACGCCTGGGACCTGGAGCAAGATCACCATCGGGCATCTTGTTGCCCATGAGAGTGGCGTTCCGTGGCCGGCATCCCTCGGCGGTTCCATTGGTATTGCAGCAACCGAGCCTTTCAAGGTCGACAGCATGCCGGTACTGATAGAGAAGCTAAAGGCGGCACCGATGAACTTCGAGCCCGGTACGAAACAATCGTATGTAAACGGCGATTATTTCCTCCTCCAGTACGTTATAGAAAAAATAGGAGGTCAGCCCTTCGAACAGGTTCTCAAGAAAGAGGTCTTCGATCAGATCGGAATGTCAAACAGCGGGTACGATGTTGAGCAGCGCGACTTGAGGGTGTTAACTATGGTTCCATTAAAGCACAAATCACAGAATTTTACTACAGGAAGAAATGGTCCGCTAATTTTTAAGAGCTTTTATGCACCTACTAGCTATGATGCTGGAGGCATGTTTTTGTCTATCCGGGATGCCCTAAAATGGACTATCGCTCTTGATAAACAAACGTTGATCAACGCTTCGATGCAGGAGGAAATGAAAAAAGAAACGGAGATCAAGGGAGGTTTCACCCAATTAGGATGGACCACTCAATTAAATAACGGCTATCAGGTCATCGGCCATAGTGGCGGTCCCGGACTAGGGGATATTCTTCGCGTCCCATCCGAAAAACTTACGGTGATAGAACTAAGCAATTTCGCGGATATGTATCCTTATATTTCCGGCAACATACTACAGCATTATCTCCCGAAGTTCAAGCCACAGGAAATGCCGAAAACGCTGAAAAGAAACCTTGTCAGATAA
- a CDS encoding LytR/AlgR family response regulator transcription factor: MTIRTLIIDDEPHAIEVIEKYLANFPDIELVDTCHNAIRAFQLLQSTRIDLVFLDVKMPGLSGTDLVRSLRVPPKVVFTTAYQEYALDGFDLSALDYLLKPIPFERFLRAMDKVLSVFKGPQLIRDNAESAGTQTAHNDHFLYLRIERRTVKINTSEIYWIESLKDYIKVVLKDRTLTSKHKIGVMEKLLPLNAFVRIHRSFIVPLDKIECFHPNYVQVLGKELPIGRNYKLECQKRFSSGA, from the coding sequence ATGACCATAAGAACGTTAATTATCGATGATGAGCCCCACGCCATAGAAGTGATTGAGAAGTATCTTGCCAATTTTCCTGATATTGAACTTGTTGATACCTGCCATAATGCGATCAGGGCTTTTCAACTGCTGCAATCAACGAGGATTGACCTGGTTTTCCTGGATGTTAAGATGCCTGGGTTGAGCGGTACCGACCTTGTCAGAAGTTTGAGGGTGCCTCCCAAAGTGGTCTTTACCACGGCCTATCAGGAATATGCGCTCGATGGCTTTGACCTCAGTGCGTTGGATTACCTTTTGAAACCCATTCCCTTCGAACGCTTTTTGAGAGCAATGGATAAAGTCCTTTCTGTGTTTAAAGGCCCGCAACTCATAAGAGATAACGCCGAATCAGCCGGTACCCAGACAGCGCATAACGACCATTTTTTGTACCTGCGTATAGAGCGTCGCACGGTTAAGATCAATACTTCAGAAATTTATTGGATAGAAAGTCTCAAGGACTATATAAAAGTTGTGTTGAAAGACCGCACACTTACTTCAAAACATAAGATCGGCGTCATGGAAAAGCTGCTGCCGCTAAACGCTTTCGTCCGGATTCATCGTTCTTTTATCGTTCCTCTGGATAAGATTGAGTGTTTTCACCCTAATTACGTGCAGGTTTTGGGAAAGGAGCTGCCTATTGGGAGAAATTACAAGCTCGAATGTCAAAAGCGATTCAGTTCTGGTGCCTGA
- a CDS encoding cupin domain-containing protein, with amino-acid sequence MSEELKSEVATVYREYNGGYVRTLISPGQSGGALALMEMVLPQGAEPPMHLHADEDEAFYLLSGEMFFQIDGKEIHVKAGDAVFAPRKVPHLFKILSREVRFLTLISPGNFWEYFIEFSKPCIGEPVVTPPQGPPSTEFIAHLTKRMTLSYGITIF; translated from the coding sequence ATGTCAGAAGAATTGAAAAGTGAAGTGGCGACAGTCTACCGTGAATATAATGGGGGCTACGTCAGAACACTAATCTCGCCAGGGCAGTCGGGCGGAGCATTAGCATTAATGGAAATGGTACTGCCGCAAGGAGCAGAGCCACCCATGCATCTACATGCCGACGAAGACGAGGCTTTCTATCTGCTGAGCGGCGAAATGTTTTTTCAGATTGACGGGAAAGAGATACATGTGAAAGCCGGCGATGCGGTTTTTGCGCCCCGAAAGGTGCCTCATTTGTTTAAGATCCTGAGCCGTGAAGTCAGATTTCTTACACTAATCTCTCCAGGCAACTTCTGGGAATACTTTATAGAGTTCAGCAAGCCTTGTATCGGCGAACCAGTAGTAACACCGCCACAAGGCCCGCCTTCCACTGAATTTATTGCCCACCTCACAAAAAGGATGACTTTATCCTATGGTATTACAATTTTTTAA
- a CDS encoding sensor histidine kinase produces the protein MKKPIVQQIAFWCLGTLVLTLIYGTAYDNYRLGFAVILMLLPVHMVYFYAVSYWIIPRFFFRQKYIVTVIACLTVAILVAVLYRLNEILISDPYIFQFYKAQDPAFSWSKLDGTFIRQLLRPGDFVNAVERSNVIVWIGISLRFIQMWYERQQAAVQAELNFLKGQVHPHFLFNTLNNLYALSLSESKQTPGVILGLSNILRYMLYECRSDEVLLKRDIEILQSYVALEKIRYEERLDLNFTFHGDPCARRIAPLLMLPLVENAFKHGVSETVDAPWISIELMIQNDQLLLKVTNSKPEGKGPAGKRDFEKVGLSNVRKRLELLYPGRYTLELDDEDDVYIAVLKIHTIQPALINGK, from the coding sequence ATGAAGAAGCCGATAGTTCAGCAGATTGCCTTTTGGTGCCTTGGTACCCTGGTGCTTACGCTGATCTATGGTACTGCCTACGATAATTACCGCCTGGGGTTTGCCGTAATCCTGATGCTGTTGCCGGTGCACATGGTGTATTTTTACGCTGTTTCTTACTGGATCATTCCAAGGTTCTTTTTTAGGCAAAAATACATCGTTACAGTGATAGCCTGCTTAACCGTGGCTATTTTGGTCGCCGTACTATATCGCCTTAACGAGATTCTTATTTCAGATCCCTATATCTTTCAATTTTACAAAGCTCAGGATCCGGCTTTCAGCTGGAGCAAGCTGGACGGTACGTTTATACGGCAGTTGCTCAGGCCTGGAGATTTTGTGAATGCGGTTGAAAGAAGTAATGTTATTGTATGGATAGGTATTTCGTTACGCTTTATTCAAATGTGGTATGAGCGGCAACAGGCTGCTGTTCAGGCTGAGCTCAACTTTCTTAAGGGACAGGTACATCCTCATTTTTTGTTCAATACGCTGAACAATCTTTATGCGCTTTCGCTAAGCGAGTCGAAACAAACGCCAGGCGTGATCCTCGGTCTTTCTAATATTTTGCGGTATATGCTATACGAATGTCGCTCGGACGAAGTGCTCCTGAAACGCGATATAGAAATACTGCAAAGCTACGTTGCCCTTGAAAAGATCCGTTATGAAGAACGGCTTGATCTTAATTTTACGTTCCATGGTGATCCCTGTGCGCGACGTATAGCGCCTTTGCTCATGTTGCCCCTGGTAGAAAACGCTTTTAAGCACGGGGTAAGCGAGACTGTTGATGCTCCATGGATAAGTATTGAATTGATGATCCAAAATGATCAGCTGTTGCTGAAAGTAACCAATAGTAAGCCCGAAGGCAAGGGGCCTGCAGGAAAAAGGGACTTTGAGAAGGTGGGTTTATCCAATGTGAGGAAGCGACTCGAACTGCTCTATCCTGGCAGATACACGCTTGAATTGGACGACGAGGATGATGTGTACATTGCCGTGTTGAAGATACATACTATTCAGCCCGCTTTAATCAATGGAAAATGA